One window of the Chryseobacterium sp. CY350 genome contains the following:
- a CDS encoding methionine ABC transporter ATP-binding protein yields MIEIKNISKTFRQKKQSFKALDDVSLTIEKGDIVGIIGFSGAGKSTLIRTVNLLERPDSGEIIINGTDFTQLNSKQLAKERKKIGMIFQHFNLLSSRTVFENIALPLELDQLKKDQIREKVNELLKIVGLQDKANEYPKSLSGGQKQRVAIARALANDPYLLLCDEATSALDPATTKSILELLKDINRRLGITILLITHEMDVIKAICNHVSVIDKGKLVVKGTLKEIISNRDHPIIKQFINSGNMTIPQEFTKTLQKEPQEGLFPLVEVELNEDISVEKLLSKIYDEYKIPYQLLKADVEYLGSANIGTLLLHLKGKYEDNQKAIYYFNQNKIQNTLRGYA; encoded by the coding sequence ATGATAGAAATTAAAAATATATCCAAAACATTTCGTCAGAAAAAACAATCTTTTAAAGCTTTGGATGATGTGAGTCTAACGATCGAAAAGGGCGATATCGTAGGAATCATCGGATTTTCGGGAGCCGGAAAAAGTACGCTGATCAGAACGGTGAATCTTTTGGAGAGGCCAGATTCCGGAGAAATTATCATCAACGGGACAGATTTCACGCAGTTAAATTCAAAACAACTGGCGAAAGAACGTAAAAAGATCGGGATGATTTTCCAACATTTTAATTTGCTATCGTCAAGAACGGTGTTCGAAAATATAGCGCTGCCGTTGGAACTAGATCAACTTAAAAAAGATCAGATCCGGGAAAAAGTAAACGAACTTTTAAAAATTGTAGGACTTCAAGACAAAGCCAATGAGTATCCTAAAAGTCTGTCGGGCGGACAAAAACAGAGGGTCGCGATTGCGAGAGCTTTAGCCAATGATCCGTATTTACTGCTTTGTGACGAGGCAACAAGTGCACTCGATCCGGCAACGACAAAGTCTATTTTAGAACTTCTAAAAGACATCAACCGCCGCTTGGGAATCACCATTTTATTGATTACTCACGAAATGGATGTTATAAAAGCAATCTGCAACCACGTTTCTGTTATCGATAAAGGAAAACTGGTCGTGAAAGGAACATTAAAGGAAATTATCTCAAACAGAGATCACCCGATCATCAAACAATTTATAAACTCAGGAAACATGACAATCCCTCAGGAATTTACAAAAACACTTCAAAAAGAACCACAGGAAGGATTATTCCCGTTAGTTGAAGTGGAACTCAACGAAGATATCAGTGTCGAAAAACTGCTTTCGAAAATATATGACGAATACAAAATCCCTTATCAACTCCTGAAAGCAGATGTTGAATATTTGGGAAGTGCAAATATCGGAACGCTATTGCTTCATTTAAAAGGAAAATATGAAGACAACCAAAAGGCGATCTATTATTTTAACCAGAATAAAATTCAAAATACACTGAGAGGATATGCTTAA
- a CDS encoding MerR family transcriptional regulator → MKTNLPDKLYYSIGEVAKAFDVNASLIRYWEQEFPIIKPKKNKKGNRYFTPEDIKNLKIIYHLVKEKGYTLDGARVALTTNSKISETISLIDRLEFVKAELLKLKDSLVEKDSE, encoded by the coding sequence ATGAAGACAAATTTACCCGACAAACTGTATTATTCGATAGGAGAAGTTGCTAAAGCATTCGACGTAAACGCTTCATTGATAAGATATTGGGAACAAGAATTCCCTATCATCAAACCCAAAAAAAACAAAAAAGGTAACCGCTATTTTACTCCTGAAGACATCAAAAACCTGAAGATCATTTATCATTTGGTTAAGGAAAAAGGCTATACTTTAGACGGAGCGCGCGTTGCTCTGACTACAAATTCAAAAATTTCTGAAACAATTTCTCTCATCGACCGTTTAGAATTCGTGAAAGCAGAACTTCTTAAACTGAAAGATTCTTTGGTTGAAAAAGATTCTGAATAA
- a CDS encoding DEAD/DEAH box helicase, translating to MELESIYKKLQIQDMNQMQKSTYKTTENNTDVVLLSPTGSGKTLAFLFPVLRNLKKESTGIQALILVPARELALQIEQVFKSMGTDFKVTVCYGGHDKKIEMNNLKEAPAVLIGTPGRVAYHMRNKNLDVKTIKNLVLDEFDKALEFGFHDDMEYIIENMYNLYQRILTSATSMNEIPKFTGLKNEKLVDFLKLEHKPDIQLRKVMTVSEEKLDTLFHLICKIGNKRTLIFCNHRETVDRIADLLLDKGIARETFHGGMEQDERERALLKFRNDTARVLITTDLAARGLDVPEVESIVHYQLPTTEDAFIHRNGRTARMNAKGSAYIVMTEDEKFPFIKKDTPEESVKEFSKVPANPPFQTIYISAGKKDKVNKVDIVGYLLKKGELQKEDLGLIEVKDTTSYVAVSRTKVRELLKKLSTEKLKGKKVKMEVAY from the coding sequence ATGGAATTAGAATCTATTTATAAAAAACTGCAGATTCAGGATATGAATCAGATGCAGAAATCTACATACAAAACTACGGAAAACAATACCGATGTTGTTTTACTTTCTCCTACAGGATCAGGAAAAACATTGGCTTTTCTGTTTCCGGTTCTTAGAAATTTGAAGAAAGAATCTACAGGAATTCAGGCATTAATTTTAGTTCCGGCGAGAGAATTAGCTTTACAGATTGAGCAGGTTTTCAAATCGATGGGAACAGATTTTAAAGTGACTGTTTGCTATGGCGGTCATGATAAAAAAATTGAGATGAACAATCTTAAAGAAGCTCCTGCTGTATTGATCGGAACTCCTGGAAGAGTTGCTTATCATATGAGAAATAAAAATCTTGATGTGAAAACGATCAAAAATCTGGTTTTAGATGAATTTGATAAGGCTTTAGAATTCGGTTTCCACGATGATATGGAATACATTATCGAGAATATGTACAATCTGTATCAGAGAATTCTCACTTCCGCAACATCAATGAACGAAATTCCTAAGTTTACTGGATTAAAAAACGAAAAACTCGTTGATTTCTTAAAACTGGAACACAAACCCGATATTCAGTTAAGAAAAGTAATGACGGTTTCTGAGGAAAAATTGGATACTTTATTTCATCTGATCTGCAAAATAGGAAACAAAAGAACGTTGATTTTCTGTAATCACAGAGAAACCGTTGACCGTATTGCGGATTTACTTTTAGACAAAGGTATCGCCCGAGAAACCTTCCACGGCGGTATGGAACAGGACGAAAGAGAACGTGCTTTGCTGAAATTCAGAAATGACACAGCGAGAGTTTTAATTACAACTGATTTGGCTGCTCGAGGTTTGGATGTTCCTGAAGTTGAATCAATTGTGCATTATCAATTGCCGACTACTGAAGATGCATTTATCCACAGAAATGGGCGAACTGCAAGAATGAATGCAAAAGGTTCTGCCTATATCGTGATGACCGAAGATGAAAAATTTCCGTTCATCAAAAAAGATACGCCTGAAGAATCTGTAAAGGAGTTTTCTAAAGTTCCTGCAAACCCACCGTTTCAGACGATTTACATCAGTGCGGGGAAAAAAGACAAGGTCAATAAAGTTGATATCGTTGGATATTTATTAAAAAAAGGAGAATTGCAGAAAGAAGATCTTGGGCTGATTGAAGTGAAAGATACAACATCTTACGTGGCTGTTTCAAGAACCAAAGTGCGAGAATTACTGAAAAAACTGAGTACTGAAAAACTGAAAGGTAAAAAAGTAAAGATGGAAGTTGCATATTAG
- a CDS encoding DNA-deoxyinosine glycosylase — protein MQNRISSFPPIIDSGSKILILGSIPGVKSLEKQQYYAHPQNKFWKIIFELFNEEFKEDYSERIAVLKKNHIALWDVIDSCERKGSLDSEIKNEEANQIGNLLEQYPNIKAIFCNGGKSYKDLQKLLGKNFRIPIYLLPSTSPLHTISFERKFEDWKKILKYI, from the coding sequence ATGCAAAATCGTATCTCATCATTTCCACCAATTATCGATTCAGGTTCTAAGATCTTAATTTTAGGCTCAATTCCTGGTGTGAAATCGTTGGAAAAACAGCAATATTACGCACATCCACAGAATAAATTCTGGAAGATTATTTTTGAATTATTTAATGAAGAATTTAAAGAAGATTATTCCGAAAGAATTGCTGTTTTAAAAAAAAACCACATTGCACTTTGGGATGTCATTGACTCTTGCGAGAGAAAAGGAAGTTTAGATTCAGAAATAAAAAATGAAGAAGCGAATCAGATTGGTAATTTATTAGAACAATACCCAAATATCAAAGCAATTTTCTGTAACGGTGGAAAATCTTACAAAGATTTGCAGAAATTATTAGGCAAAAATTTTAGAATTCCTATCTATTTGTTGCCTTCTACAAGTCCACTTCACACAATTTCTTTTGAGAGAAAATTTGAAGATTGGAAAAAGATTTTAAAATATATTTAA
- a CDS encoding PaaI family thioesterase: protein MTPEKRKLMTDSFNRSETLKFYNAELLEVETDFVSIKIPKMEMMTRTAGMFNGAMIASLVDVSSGYAAVSHYDQDCYVVTVELKVNYLRPAIGDALVSKAYVVKGGSKISVIRTEIYTVSSDRTSESHVATSLVTMMKIK from the coding sequence ATGACTCCCGAAAAAAGAAAACTCATGACCGACAGTTTCAACCGCTCTGAAACGTTGAAATTCTACAACGCCGAACTTTTGGAAGTAGAAACCGATTTTGTCTCCATAAAAATTCCAAAAATGGAAATGATGACCAGAACTGCAGGAATGTTCAATGGTGCGATGATTGCTTCCTTGGTCGATGTTTCTTCAGGATATGCGGCCGTAAGCCATTATGATCAAGACTGTTATGTTGTTACCGTAGAGCTGAAAGTGAATTATTTAAGACCTGCAATTGGTGATGCATTAGTGTCAAAAGCGTATGTTGTGAAGGGTGGAAGTAAAATCAGCGTCATAAGAACTGAGATTTATACAGTCAGCAGCGACCGCACATCTGAAAGTCATGTTGCCACTTCTTTGGTCACTATGATGAAGATTAAATAG
- a CDS encoding SMP-30/gluconolactonase/LRE family protein gives MKRILNLSLLGLVLAFLSCKSQNYNAMFENTEPKLLSDQFKFTEGPATDKSGNVYFTDQPNDKIFVWDWKTDEISLFLDKTGRANGTYFDENDNLITCSDNEGEIWKIGKDKSVEVLSRGFEGKRLNGPNDLWLDGNGGIYFTDPLYERDYWENFKVEIPEKNLYYRNKEGVVSKIETFTQPNGIIGSIQQKKLYVSDIDGGKTYVYDILGDGKLSEKKLFCEMGSDGMTLDKEGNLYLTGDGVTVFNSKGEKVHHVKIPEDWTGNVTFGGEKNNILFITASKSVYTLPTKTSGLK, from the coding sequence ATGAAAAGGATATTGAATTTAAGTCTTCTTGGTTTGGTTTTGGCATTTCTAAGTTGCAAATCACAAAATTATAATGCTATGTTTGAAAACACCGAGCCGAAATTACTTTCAGATCAATTCAAATTTACGGAAGGTCCTGCGACCGATAAATCAGGAAACGTTTACTTCACAGATCAGCCAAATGACAAGATCTTTGTGTGGGATTGGAAAACGGATGAAATCTCTTTGTTTTTAGACAAAACAGGTCGTGCAAACGGAACGTATTTTGATGAAAATGATAATCTAATTACTTGTTCAGATAATGAAGGGGAAATCTGGAAAATCGGGAAAGATAAGTCTGTTGAGGTTTTGTCCAGAGGTTTTGAAGGGAAGAGATTAAACGGTCCTAATGACCTTTGGCTAGACGGTAATGGCGGTATCTATTTTACAGATCCTTTGTACGAAAGAGATTATTGGGAGAATTTTAAAGTCGAAATTCCCGAGAAAAATTTATATTATCGAAATAAAGAAGGAGTTGTTTCTAAAATCGAAACTTTTACTCAGCCAAATGGAATCATTGGAAGCATTCAGCAGAAAAAATTATATGTTTCAGATATTGACGGCGGAAAAACTTATGTCTACGATATCCTGGGTGATGGTAAGCTTTCTGAAAAGAAGCTATTCTGTGAGATGGGTTCAGACGGAATGACGCTTGATAAAGAAGGAAATCTATATTTAACAGGCGACGGAGTTACGGTCTTTAATTCAAAAGGTGAAAAAGTTCATCATGTTAAAATTCCGGAAGACTGGACGGGAAATGTTACTTTTGGTGGAGAAAAAAATAACATCTTATTTATCACCGCATCAAAATCAGTCTATACTTTACCAACAAAAACAAGTGGATTAAAATAG
- a CDS encoding type IA DNA topoisomerase, which translates to MKLCIAEKPSVARDIAKVLGATMPKQGYMEGNGYCVTWTFGHLCTLKEPHDYGPQYKSWNLFLLPIIPKNFGIKLIPNKGVENQFKVIEKLVAECDEVINCGDAGQEGELIQRWVLQKAKCDKPVQRLWISSLTEEAIKEGFEKLKPAEDYKNLYLAGNARAIGDWLLGINATRLFTKKFGGNKAVLSIGRVQTPTLAMLVQRQKEIDAFSTEEYWELKTKYRDVIFNAAIDRLKTLNRAEKGLEYLKINPFEILSFEIKEGKEKNPRLFDLTGLQVEANKKYGYSADSTLKYIQSLYEKKHVTYPRVDTTYLSESLYPKIGGILQSMVIYKDLISPLLEQPIPKSKAVFDDAKVTDHHAIIPTEVPPTQNLSREEKLIYDLIAKRFIAVFYPECKISNTVVEAQVGTIPFKTSGRQILEPGWRAVYAKDAKEEPTDKEKDKDEEQTIPEFKVGETGPHEPMIHQGKTSPPKAYTEATLLRAMETAGKQVDDEELREMLKNNGIGRPSTRANIIETLFKRKYIERKKKNLVATSTGIQLIDTIEDELLKSPELTGEWELKLRKIESGEYEANHFKDELIQMIRELTKKVVDGKAKVFTLHEEKEEVKEKKKREPAVKKELQSWEETKCPKCKEHQLMKGKTAVGCSDFKNCGFKVSFDIFGKKLSDKQLMDLVLKGKTSKLKGFTMHPESLSEGIVSLSPEFLITLS; encoded by the coding sequence ATGAAACTTTGTATTGCCGAAAAACCCAGCGTTGCCAGAGATATTGCCAAAGTATTGGGCGCAACTATGCCAAAACAAGGCTATATGGAAGGAAACGGCTATTGCGTAACATGGACATTCGGACATCTCTGTACCCTCAAAGAACCCCACGATTACGGTCCGCAATACAAATCATGGAATCTGTTTTTGCTGCCGATCATTCCTAAAAATTTCGGGATTAAATTAATTCCAAACAAAGGCGTTGAAAATCAGTTTAAAGTTATCGAAAAGCTGGTTGCAGAATGTGATGAAGTCATCAATTGCGGGGATGCGGGACAGGAAGGAGAACTTATTCAGCGTTGGGTTTTGCAGAAAGCAAAATGCGATAAACCGGTGCAGCGTTTGTGGATTTCCTCTCTTACCGAAGAAGCGATCAAAGAAGGTTTTGAAAAATTAAAACCTGCTGAAGATTATAAAAATCTCTATCTCGCGGGGAACGCAAGAGCAATTGGAGACTGGTTATTAGGAATTAATGCAACCCGACTTTTCACCAAAAAATTTGGCGGCAATAAAGCGGTTTTGTCTATCGGAAGGGTGCAGACTCCGACTTTGGCAATGCTCGTGCAGCGTCAGAAAGAAATTGACGCGTTTTCTACCGAAGAATATTGGGAACTTAAAACCAAATACCGTGACGTCATCTTTAATGCAGCTATCGACCGTTTAAAAACCCTTAACCGAGCCGAAAAAGGTTTGGAATATTTAAAAATCAATCCTTTTGAAATTCTTTCATTTGAAATTAAAGAAGGAAAAGAAAAAAATCCGAGATTGTTTGATCTTACCGGACTTCAGGTGGAAGCCAATAAAAAGTACGGATATTCGGCAGACAGCACCTTAAAATACATTCAGAGTCTATACGAGAAAAAACACGTCACTTATCCGCGTGTTGATACGACCTATTTATCAGAAAGTTTATATCCGAAAATTGGTGGAATTCTTCAAAGCATGGTCATTTATAAAGATTTAATTTCGCCTTTGCTTGAACAGCCAATTCCGAAATCGAAAGCGGTTTTTGATGATGCGAAAGTGACCGATCACCATGCAATTATTCCGACTGAAGTTCCGCCGACACAGAATTTAAGCAGAGAAGAAAAACTGATTTATGATCTGATTGCCAAACGTTTTATCGCCGTTTTTTATCCTGAATGTAAAATTTCAAACACGGTGGTGGAAGCGCAGGTGGGAACGATTCCTTTTAAAACAAGCGGAAGACAGATTCTGGAACCAGGCTGGAGAGCCGTTTATGCTAAAGATGCCAAAGAAGAACCGACTGATAAAGAAAAAGATAAGGACGAAGAGCAGACGATTCCGGAATTTAAAGTGGGAGAAACCGGACCTCACGAACCGATGATTCATCAGGGAAAAACTTCGCCGCCAAAAGCATATACGGAAGCAACTTTACTCCGGGCGATGGAAACTGCCGGAAAACAGGTTGATGATGAAGAGCTTCGGGAAATGTTGAAGAACAATGGCATCGGAAGACCTTCAACGCGCGCAAACATTATAGAAACGCTTTTCAAAAGAAAATATATTGAACGGAAAAAGAAAAATTTAGTCGCAACTTCCACGGGAATTCAGCTGATCGACACAATTGAAGACGAACTTTTAAAAAGTCCGGAACTGACAGGGGAGTGGGAACTGAAACTTCGTAAAATTGAAAGTGGTGAATATGAAGCCAATCATTTTAAAGATGAGTTGATTCAGATGATTAGGGAACTGACTAAAAAAGTCGTCGACGGAAAGGCAAAAGTTTTCACTTTACATGAGGAAAAAGAAGAAGTTAAAGAAAAGAAAAAACGTGAACCAGCCGTAAAAAAAGAATTGCAATCGTGGGAAGAAACAAAATGCCCGAAATGTAAAGAACATCAGCTGATGAAAGGGAAAACCGCAGTTGGATGTTCGGATTTTAAAAACTGCGGCTTCAAAGTTTCATTTGATATTTTCGGAAAAAAACTTTCAGATAAACAATTAATGGACTTAGTTTTAAAAGGAAAAACTTCAAAATTAAAAGGTTTTACCATGCATCCGGAAAGTTTAAGCGAAGGAATTGTTTCGCTTTCTCCGGAATTTTTGATAACTCTAAGCTAA
- a CDS encoding phage holin family protein — MNLLIRLFITAIVAFLLTKILPGVHFDGFTGAVIFAIVLGLLNLILKPILSLFGLPLTIITLGFFALVINAIIVLVADYFVDSMEVNGFWSAFIFSILLSIITSLANSMFADKD, encoded by the coding sequence ATGAACTTACTTATCCGACTTTTCATCACGGCTATTGTCGCTTTTTTATTGACAAAAATCCTTCCGGGCGTACATTTCGACGGATTTACAGGAGCTGTAATCTTTGCCATTGTTTTGGGACTTTTAAATTTAATTTTGAAACCTATTTTGAGTCTTTTCGGACTTCCGCTGACCATTATCACATTAGGTTTTTTCGCTCTTGTTATCAATGCAATTATTGTTCTGGTAGCCGATTATTTTGTAGATTCTATGGAAGTGAATGGCTTTTGGTCAGCATTTATTTTCAGTATATTGCTTTCAATCATCACGTCTTTAGCAAATTCAATGTTTGCAGATAAAGATTAA
- a CDS encoding ester cyclase translates to MKIIETNKTIMNRFVTFINTASENLAEELISPKAIFHVPGQTDPMKGPEGYLTIINMMRSGFPDIQWTLEDIVVESDKIAARFTMRGTHQGNFFGVPPTGKSISVQAINFYYLSEGQIIGEHGQPDFLGLLQQIGAVPTN, encoded by the coding sequence ATGAAGATAATAGAAACAAACAAAACTATTATGAACCGCTTTGTAACGTTCATAAATACAGCAAGTGAAAATCTTGCAGAAGAACTTATTAGTCCAAAAGCAATATTTCATGTTCCAGGACAAACTGATCCGATGAAAGGTCCAGAAGGTTATCTTACAATTATAAATATGATGAGAAGTGGATTCCCCGACATTCAATGGACACTTGAAGACATAGTTGTAGAGAGCGACAAAATAGCTGCTCGTTTTACAATGCGTGGAACACATCAAGGGAATTTTTTTGGCGTTCCTCCAACAGGAAAATCGATTAGTGTTCAAGCAATAAATTTTTATTACTTATCAGAAGGACAAATTATTGGAGAACACGGACAACCCGACTTTCTTGGATTATTGCAACAAATTGGAGCAGTACCTACAAATTAA
- a CDS encoding S9 family peptidase, whose protein sequence is MKLKYSLLALAAPFLMNAQQLMTPEILWTLKKVGVQAVSPDHSSLIYKVGQVDLKTEKPKNENYFLNVLNNQSSKIDLGIKSLVQWDKNGLYAQEGDKIFLSKDSGKTWTEFYTIGEVDNIVVSPDGKKIAFSKQVLVEKLMGKDKYADTPKTTAQVYTDLNHRHWDYFNEGKYNHVFVVDISANVDSAKDLLEGKTWDSPQRPFGGTEDFIWSPDSAQLLYVTKPKSGKEYSTSTNTDIFAYDLSSGTTKNLTETNKGYDVNPKFSPDGKSLAWQSMERDGFEADKNDIKLMDWKSGKTSNLTKGWDESVSGDVFWSGDSKAIYFTAAFRGTKQLFSLNPKDSKVQQITKGDFDINEIFADNKSSLLVSKTDINHASEIFSVNLKNGELMPITETNKEMYSKLALGKSELKMVKTTDGKEMGVWFHYPPNFDPNKKYPTLVYCQGGPQSALTQFFSTRWNFALMAANGYIVVAPNRRGMPGWGTKWNEEISKDWGGQPIKDYLAATDFAKTLPYVDGDRVAAVGASYGGYSVFMLAGVHNNRFKTFIAHDGLFDMKSWYLTTEELWFANWDLGSPWEKPLPKAYTDFNPSNFVDKWNKPIMIVQGGIDFRVPYEQGQEAFQAAKLRGLKSKLVYFPNENHWVLHPQNGLVWQREFFDWLKETL, encoded by the coding sequence ATGAAACTAAAATATAGTCTGCTCGCTTTGGCAGCTCCTTTTTTAATGAATGCACAACAACTGATGACGCCAGAAATCTTATGGACTTTAAAAAAAGTCGGAGTTCAGGCCGTTTCACCCGATCATTCTTCACTGATTTATAAAGTGGGACAAGTTGATTTAAAGACTGAAAAACCAAAAAACGAAAATTACTTCCTGAATGTTCTCAATAATCAGTCTTCTAAAATTGATTTGGGTATAAAATCTTTGGTTCAGTGGGATAAAAACGGATTGTATGCTCAGGAAGGCGATAAAATCTTCCTTTCAAAAGACAGCGGAAAAACCTGGACAGAATTTTACACGATCGGGGAGGTTGATAACATCGTGGTTTCTCCTGATGGAAAGAAAATAGCTTTCAGTAAGCAGGTATTAGTTGAAAAACTAATGGGGAAAGATAAATATGCGGATACTCCGAAAACCACTGCTCAAGTTTATACAGATTTGAATCACAGACATTGGGATTATTTTAACGAGGGGAAATATAATCATGTTTTTGTTGTTGATATTTCTGCAAATGTAGATTCTGCAAAAGATCTGCTGGAAGGAAAAACGTGGGATTCTCCACAAAGACCTTTTGGTGGAACTGAAGATTTTATCTGGAGTCCAGATTCTGCACAACTTTTATATGTTACCAAACCAAAAAGTGGAAAAGAATATTCTACAAGCACCAATACTGATATTTTTGCTTATGATCTGTCTTCTGGAACAACAAAAAATTTAACTGAAACCAATAAAGGTTATGATGTAAACCCAAAATTCAGTCCCGACGGAAAATCTCTCGCTTGGCAAAGTATGGAAAGAGACGGATTTGAAGCCGATAAAAATGACATCAAATTGATGGATTGGAAATCAGGAAAAACTTCAAACTTAACGAAAGGTTGGGACGAAAGCGTTTCCGGTGATGTCTTCTGGAGCGGAGATTCTAAAGCAATTTACTTTACAGCAGCTTTTAGAGGTACAAAACAATTGTTTTCTTTAAATCCTAAAGATTCTAAAGTTCAGCAGATTACAAAAGGTGATTTTGACATTAACGAGATTTTTGCTGACAACAAATCTTCGCTTTTGGTATCTAAAACAGATATCAATCACGCATCAGAAATTTTTTCTGTAAATCTTAAAAACGGAGAATTAATGCCAATTACCGAAACTAATAAAGAAATGTATTCTAAATTAGCTCTGGGTAAATCTGAACTGAAAATGGTAAAAACTACAGATGGAAAAGAAATGGGAGTGTGGTTTCATTATCCACCCAATTTTGATCCGAATAAAAAATATCCGACTTTAGTTTACTGTCAAGGTGGTCCCCAATCTGCATTAACCCAATTTTTTAGCACAAGATGGAATTTTGCTTTGATGGCAGCAAACGGATACATTGTTGTTGCACCAAACCGTCGCGGAATGCCGGGTTGGGGAACAAAATGGAATGAAGAAATTTCAAAAGATTGGGGCGGACAACCGATTAAAGATTATTTGGCAGCAACAGATTTTGCAAAAACTTTACCGTATGTTGACGGTGATAGAGTTGCGGCAGTTGGAGCAAGTTATGGCGGTTACAGCGTATTTATGCTGGCTGGAGTTCACAACAACAGATTCAAAACTTTCATCGCTCACGACGGACTATTTGATATGAAATCTTGGTATTTGACAACTGAAGAACTTTGGTTTGCGAATTGGGATTTGGGTTCGCCGTGGGAAAAACCACTGCCGAAAGCATACACAGATTTTAATCCGAGCAATTTTGTTGACAAATGGAATAAACCCATCATGATTGTTCAAGGTGGAATTGACTTCCGTGTTCCTTATGAGCAAGGTCAGGAAGCTTTCCAAGCTGCGAAATTAAGAGGTTTGAAATCTAAATTGGTTTATTTTCCAAACGAAAATCACTGGGTGCTACATCCGCAAAACGGTTTGGTTTGGCAGAGAGAATTTTTTGACTGGCTGAAAGAAACATTATAG
- a CDS encoding helix-hairpin-helix domain-containing protein, giving the protein MMKKNYYQRIAVLGLLLLFLLVYQKYSTKNTEKFPQVNFVSESLPSDILNEFDPNDLDENQWQKLGFSEKQTATILKYKQIVGGKFLSKEQFKKCYAISDEKFSQLQEFILLPENNKEAKSDSYHFKKKSISVSGKFNPDQFSQNDWENMGFSEKQAAAILKYKNYLGGSFVSKEKFKECFIINDENYQKLAPYLLLPAKTPANFNAYEGKSNSFKTKTRQTTFDPNTLDAEGWMALGFTEKQANVIVNYRDRNLKGSFKTLEDIQNCFVISPEKFAELKPFIRLNAVTMKSSVDKKTDTKQEKTDFSKIDMNTITFRQLLEFGLDEKSAGSMIGFRKKLGGFMTKDQILETYNIDKELVQKLLSIAPLDNSKVERYSLIDAPEEWLRNHPYFKYSADKIIFYRVSNPDDKKIWKLLKTKPEYELKMRLYVK; this is encoded by the coding sequence ATGATGAAAAAAAATTACTACCAAAGAATAGCAGTTCTAGGATTGCTTTTGCTTTTTCTTCTAGTTTATCAGAAATACTCAACTAAAAATACTGAAAAGTTTCCGCAAGTAAATTTCGTTTCTGAGAGTCTCCCTTCAGATATTCTAAATGAATTTGATCCCAATGATCTCGACGAAAACCAATGGCAAAAGCTAGGATTCTCTGAAAAACAAACAGCAACAATCTTAAAATACAAACAAATTGTAGGCGGAAAATTTCTTTCGAAAGAACAGTTTAAAAAATGTTACGCTATTTCTGATGAAAAATTCTCTCAATTGCAGGAATTTATACTGCTTCCGGAAAATAATAAAGAAGCGAAATCAGATTCCTATCATTTTAAAAAAAAATCTATCTCGGTTTCAGGAAAATTTAATCCAGATCAGTTCTCTCAAAATGACTGGGAAAATATGGGTTTTTCAGAAAAACAAGCTGCGGCGATTTTAAAATATAAAAATTATCTGGGCGGAAGTTTTGTCAGTAAAGAAAAATTTAAAGAATGCTTTATCATCAATGATGAAAATTATCAAAAGCTTGCACCTTATTTACTTCTCCCGGCAAAAACTCCTGCAAATTTTAATGCTTATGAAGGAAAATCTAATTCATTTAAGACTAAAACTCGGCAAACCACTTTTGACCCTAATACTTTAGACGCCGAAGGTTGGATGGCTTTAGGATTTACTGAAAAACAGGCGAATGTGATCGTTAATTATCGGGACAGAAATCTGAAAGGCAGTTTTAAAACGTTAGAAGACATTCAGAATTGCTTTGTAATTTCTCCTGAAAAATTTGCCGAGTTGAAACCTTTTATAAGGCTAAATGCTGTAACAATGAAAAGTTCTGTCGATAAAAAGACTGATACAAAACAGGAAAAGACAGATTTCTCAAAAATTGACATGAATACCATCACTTTCAGACAGCTTCTGGAGTTTGGTCTAGATGAAAAAAGCGCAGGATCAATGATCGGATTCAGAAAAAAGCTGGGTGGGTTTATGACGAAAGATCAAATTCTTGAAACCTATAATATCGATAAAGAACTTGTGCAGAAGTTACTCAGTATTGCACCTCTTGACAATTCAAAAGTGGAAAGATATTCTTTAATAGATGCTCCCGAAGAATGGCTTAGAAATCATCCTTATTTTAAATATTCTGCGGATAAAATTATCTTTTACCGAGTGAGCAATCCTGACGATAAAAAGATCTGGAAACTCTTAAAAACAAAACCTGAATATGAACTGAAAATGAGATTGTATGTGAAGTAA